In Anseongella ginsenosidimutans, one genomic interval encodes:
- a CDS encoding efflux RND transporter permease subunit codes for MLKQFIDRPVLSTVVSIIILILGVLGLTTLPVTQYPDIAPPTVRVQANYPGANAETVLESVIIPIEEQINGVEGMTYITSTASNSGMASIQVFFEQGIDPDIAAVNVQNRVARAAPLLPREVTQSGVSTQKQQTSSLMFLTVLSENEDYDATYIQNYLNINVLPALKRINGVGDVQVFGAKNYAMRIWLLPEKLAAYDLMPADVTAAINEQSLEAAAGSLGQNNAEAFEYVIKYGGRFSTEDEYEGIIIKALGNGQFLRLKDVARVELDAEGYSVVSHSNGLPGVSMGINQTPGSNAQEIIENIHAQLDVLEKDFPPGMSVVVNFDTNEFLTASIDKVVVTLLEAFVLVFIVVFIFLQDFRSTLIPAIAVPVSIVGTFFFLGLFGYSVNLLTLFALVLAIGIVVDDAIVVVEAVHAKLEEGAESGRKATHSAMSEITGAIISITLVMGAVFIPVTFITGPTGVFYEQFGVTLIVAIAISALNALTLSPALCALFLKPHKDEHGKKKSLLKRFYSAFNTGFEATTRKYVSSLRFLFRHKWITAVILLAAVAGIVWSSSTTPTGFVPNEDRGIIFTNVELPAGASLDRTVEVTQELYRKLEQIPGVAGGTLVNGYSLISGAGSNYALGFIKLDPWEDRKADSLSADAITAKMFGAGATMSDANVLFFAPPSVPGFGVSSGFELNVLDRLGGEFTELDRVTKEYLGQLMQRPEILYAQSSFNTSYPQYEIELNVPKAKEAGVSISSIFGTLQGYIGSIYAADFARFGKQYRVYVQSLPEDRANTDDLNKLFVRNSAGEMAPITEFVSLKRVYGPQAVTRFNLFNSAGVNGAAAPGYSTGDAIKAVQEVSATALPANYSVAFSGLTREEISAGNQTLFIIILSVLFVYFILAAQYESYLIPFSVLLSLPIGIMGAFVTTKFAGLEVNIYFQIALIMLLGLLAKNAILIVEFAIQRRKAGLSIAEAAFEGARVRLRPILMTSFAFIVGLLPLVFAGGIGAEGNNSIGTGAVGGLLIGTVFGVFVIPILYILFQWLQEKISGKPQPTDN; via the coding sequence ATGTTAAAACAATTTATAGACCGGCCGGTCCTGTCCACTGTTGTTTCCATTATCATTTTGATATTGGGAGTGCTGGGATTGACCACGCTGCCCGTAACGCAGTACCCCGACATTGCCCCGCCAACGGTGAGGGTTCAGGCCAATTACCCGGGCGCCAATGCCGAAACGGTGCTGGAAAGTGTTATTATTCCTATTGAAGAGCAGATAAACGGTGTGGAAGGCATGACCTATATCACATCGACTGCCAGCAATAGCGGGATGGCTTCCATCCAGGTGTTTTTCGAACAGGGCATTGACCCGGATATTGCCGCCGTAAATGTTCAGAACAGGGTGGCCCGTGCGGCGCCGCTGCTGCCGCGGGAAGTAACCCAATCCGGGGTGTCTACGCAAAAGCAGCAAACCAGTTCGCTGATGTTTTTGACCGTGCTGTCGGAAAACGAGGATTATGATGCTACCTATATCCAGAACTACCTTAATATTAATGTGCTTCCGGCGCTAAAACGTATAAACGGCGTAGGGGATGTACAAGTGTTCGGTGCTAAGAACTATGCCATGCGTATATGGCTGCTCCCGGAAAAGCTGGCCGCTTATGATCTTATGCCGGCCGACGTTACCGCAGCTATTAACGAGCAAAGCCTTGAGGCCGCGGCAGGTTCTCTGGGCCAGAATAACGCCGAAGCTTTTGAATACGTCATAAAATACGGAGGACGTTTTTCCACCGAGGATGAATATGAAGGCATCATTATAAAGGCCCTTGGCAACGGCCAGTTCCTGCGGCTGAAGGATGTTGCCAGGGTGGAGCTGGATGCCGAAGGCTATTCGGTTGTTTCTCACTCTAACGGCTTGCCCGGTGTGAGTATGGGAATTAATCAGACTCCGGGATCAAATGCCCAGGAGATCATTGAGAATATTCACGCCCAGCTTGACGTACTTGAAAAAGATTTCCCCCCGGGAATGTCTGTCGTGGTCAATTTCGATACAAACGAATTTTTGACAGCGTCCATTGACAAAGTGGTGGTTACCCTGCTGGAGGCCTTTGTGCTGGTATTTATCGTGGTATTCATCTTCCTCCAGGATTTCAGGTCTACGCTTATTCCTGCGATTGCCGTGCCGGTTTCTATCGTCGGAACGTTCTTTTTCCTGGGCTTGTTCGGATATTCCGTGAACCTGCTTACACTGTTCGCGCTGGTACTGGCCATCGGGATTGTGGTGGATGACGCCATTGTGGTGGTGGAAGCCGTACACGCCAAGCTGGAAGAAGGGGCGGAAAGCGGCCGGAAAGCGACGCATTCGGCGATGAGCGAGATCACCGGAGCTATTATTTCCATTACCCTGGTAATGGGCGCGGTATTTATTCCCGTCACCTTTATTACCGGGCCAACAGGCGTCTTCTATGAACAGTTTGGTGTCACGCTGATCGTGGCCATCGCCATTTCGGCGCTGAACGCGCTTACGCTTAGCCCGGCGCTCTGCGCCCTCTTCCTGAAACCGCACAAGGATGAGCATGGGAAAAAGAAAAGCTTATTGAAACGCTTCTATTCTGCTTTTAACACCGGATTTGAAGCTACAACCAGGAAGTACGTAAGCTCTCTTCGTTTTCTCTTCCGGCACAAATGGATCACTGCGGTCATACTTTTGGCGGCAGTAGCAGGAATCGTTTGGTCCTCTTCAACTACACCAACGGGTTTTGTTCCCAACGAAGACCGCGGTATTATTTTTACCAATGTGGAACTGCCTGCCGGCGCCTCTCTTGACAGGACGGTAGAAGTGACGCAGGAATTGTACCGTAAACTGGAACAGATCCCCGGTGTGGCCGGCGGTACCCTCGTGAACGGGTACAGCCTTATTTCAGGCGCGGGAAGCAACTACGCTCTGGGATTCATTAAGCTGGATCCCTGGGAAGACCGGAAAGCTGATTCGCTTTCGGCCGATGCCATTACCGCCAAGATGTTCGGCGCAGGCGCCACGATGTCGGATGCCAACGTGTTGTTCTTTGCGCCTCCCAGCGTGCCTGGTTTTGGCGTTTCCTCCGGTTTTGAACTGAATGTGCTGGACCGGCTGGGAGGGGAATTTACAGAGCTGGACCGGGTTACCAAGGAATACCTTGGGCAGCTGATGCAACGTCCTGAAATACTTTACGCCCAAAGCTCTTTTAACACCTCCTATCCGCAGTATGAGATCGAACTCAACGTGCCTAAGGCGAAGGAAGCTGGCGTTTCCATCAGCAGCATTTTCGGTACCCTGCAGGGTTATATAGGAAGTATCTACGCCGCTGACTTTGCCCGGTTTGGAAAGCAGTACCGGGTGTACGTGCAGTCGCTCCCCGAAGACAGGGCTAATACCGATGATCTGAATAAGCTTTTTGTACGCAACTCGGCCGGCGAAATGGCTCCCATTACGGAGTTCGTGAGTTTGAAAAGAGTGTACGGGCCGCAGGCGGTAACCCGCTTCAACCTCTTTAATTCGGCAGGGGTGAACGGTGCGGCGGCTCCGGGTTATTCAACCGGGGACGCCATCAAGGCAGTTCAGGAAGTGAGCGCTACGGCCCTTCCGGCGAATTACTCAGTCGCCTTTTCGGGTTTGACAAGGGAGGAAATTTCCGCCGGGAACCAGACGCTGTTCATTATCATCCTGAGTGTGCTGTTCGTTTACTTTATCCTGGCGGCGCAGTATGAAAGCTACCTGATTCCTTTTTCGGTATTGCTGTCGCTCCCCATCGGGATCATGGGGGCCTTTGTGACCACCAAATTTGCCGGGCTGGAGGTGAATATCTATTTCCAGATCGCCTTGATCATGCTGCTGGGTTTGCTTGCGAAGAACGCGATCCTGATCGTGGAATTTGCCATTCAGCGGCGAAAGGCCGGGCTTTCTATAGCAGAAGCTGCTTTTGAAGGTGCCAGAGTGCGTTTGCGGCCAATTCTGATGACTTCCTTTGCGTTTATCGTGGGGCTGCTGCCGTTGGTTTTCGCCGGCGGGATCGGTGCCGAAGGGAACAATTCAATTGGTACCGGGGCGGTTGGCGGCCTGCTGATAGGTACGGTTTTCGGCGTATTCGTGATCCCGATCCTCTATATTTTATTCCAGTGGCTGCAGGAGAAGATCAGTGGTAAACCCCAGCCAACCGATAATTAA
- a CDS encoding efflux RND transporter periplasmic adaptor subunit, with product MKKISYSAFLMGIVLFTSCQQNPQGQQRAQGPLPLPVVEVPQKTVTGYTAYPVSIEGTISSAVRAKVSGYITDVLVDEGQKVSKGQTLFKLETAALSQDAGAAEANVNAARVEVEKLKPLVEKGIISSVQLETAKARLAQAEASYNSIKASIGYATIKSPVNGYVGAIPFREGSLVSPGDPTPLTTVSDVDEVYAFFSMNERDYLNFLQTAEGETLTQKIDNFPPVELQLVNGEIYEQKGKIETVTGQVNTTTGTVNFRATFPNPNRILANGNSGTIRIPKTFTDAIVVPEASTFEQQGMVYVYKVQGDTMAVLTNIQVTDRVNNLVLVASGVETGDHIVAKGVAKLRNNTPLMPQPVPFDSVANTLNVVFK from the coding sequence ATGAAAAAAATAAGCTACAGCGCTTTCTTAATGGGTATCGTCCTTTTTACATCCTGCCAGCAAAATCCGCAGGGCCAGCAGCGGGCCCAGGGACCCTTACCCTTGCCAGTGGTGGAAGTACCCCAAAAAACAGTTACCGGATACACTGCTTACCCGGTAAGTATTGAAGGAACCATCAGCAGCGCCGTAAGGGCGAAAGTTTCCGGATATATAACGGATGTACTTGTGGACGAAGGCCAGAAGGTCAGCAAGGGGCAGACGCTATTCAAGCTGGAAACCGCGGCGTTAAGCCAGGATGCGGGCGCCGCTGAAGCGAATGTGAATGCCGCCCGCGTTGAAGTGGAAAAACTGAAGCCACTTGTGGAAAAAGGTATTATCAGCAGTGTTCAGCTGGAAACGGCCAAAGCTCGCCTGGCTCAGGCCGAAGCCAGTTATAACAGCATCAAGGCCAGCATTGGTTATGCGACCATCAAAAGCCCGGTAAACGGTTATGTTGGCGCCATTCCGTTCCGGGAAGGAAGCCTGGTAAGCCCCGGCGATCCTACCCCGCTTACCACGGTATCAGATGTAGACGAAGTATATGCCTTCTTTTCAATGAACGAAAGGGATTACCTCAATTTCCTGCAAACCGCTGAAGGCGAGACGCTGACTCAAAAGATCGATAACTTTCCGCCGGTTGAACTGCAACTGGTGAACGGGGAGATCTACGAGCAAAAAGGAAAGATAGAAACGGTTACCGGGCAGGTGAACACCACCACCGGGACGGTTAATTTCAGGGCTACTTTCCCGAACCCTAACCGGATCCTCGCCAATGGTAACAGCGGAACCATTCGCATCCCGAAAACCTTTACCGATGCAATAGTGGTTCCCGAGGCTTCTACTTTCGAGCAGCAGGGAATGGTATACGTTTATAAAGTACAGGGAGATACCATGGCTGTACTGACGAACATCCAGGTGACCGACCGGGTGAATAACCTGGTGCTGGTTGCATCAGGGGTAGAGACCGGCGATCATATCGTAGCCAAGGGCGTAGCGAAACTCCGCAATAATACGCCGCTGATGCCGCAGCCGGTACCTTTTGACAGCGTAGCAAACACCTTGAATGTAGTATTTAAATAA
- a CDS encoding GbsR/MarR family transcriptional regulator: MNTENIQGQQDKELLIEEFGQYIETEDKLPPLAARILAHLVIDNHKGITFEEMVELLKASKSSVFTNLNILLHKGRITYYTLPGDRKKYYTVSPDDTIDRMNERIKSCDHKLALCNKIIVYKKSTQDPGNGNYLLKQINYLESFIRFLEQYKALCLQHKEELIHLKK; this comes from the coding sequence ATGAACACAGAAAATATTCAGGGACAGCAGGATAAGGAGTTGCTGATCGAAGAATTCGGTCAGTATATCGAAACAGAAGATAAGCTGCCACCCCTGGCCGCGCGCATCCTTGCGCACCTGGTCATTGATAACCATAAGGGGATCACCTTCGAGGAAATGGTTGAATTGCTGAAAGCCAGCAAAAGCTCTGTTTTTACTAACCTGAACATCCTCCTGCACAAAGGAAGAATTACCTATTACACGCTGCCCGGAGACCGTAAGAAATACTACACGGTTTCACCAGACGATACGATAGACCGAATGAATGAACGCATAAAGTCCTGCGATCATAAGCTGGCGCTTTGCAATAAGATCATTGTCTATAAGAAATCAACGCAGGATCCGGGCAACGGAAATTACCTTTTAAAGCAGATCAATTACCTTGAAAGCTTTATCCGGTTCCTGGAACAGTACAAGGCGCTCTGCCTTCAGCATAAAGAAGAATTGATCCACCTTAAAAAATAA
- the nadA gene encoding quinolinate synthase NadA has protein sequence MPGTEAILAEKGFLDYAIDPGMDLFAEIERLKKEKNAIILAHYYQDADIQDIADYIGDSLGLSQEAAKTGADVIVFAGVHFMAETAKILSPQKKVLLPDLKAGCSLADTCPPDQFKVFKEQHPGHTVIMYVNSTAEIKAMSDIVCTSTNAVAIVESLPKDEKIIFGPDKNLGRYVAKKTGRDLVLWDGACMVHEIFSREKIVKLKNRYPQAKLIAHPECEEPILKEADYIGSTTGLLKYTISSPDNEFIVATESGILHQMQKASPHKTFIPAPPDNNCACNDCPHMKRNTLEKLYLCMEYEQPKILLPEALMDQARKPIERMLEISAQKGL, from the coding sequence ATGCCAGGGACAGAAGCGATATTAGCGGAGAAAGGATTTCTCGATTATGCGATAGATCCGGGAATGGATTTGTTTGCCGAAATTGAACGGTTAAAAAAAGAAAAAAATGCAATTATCCTCGCACATTACTACCAGGACGCTGATATCCAGGATATCGCCGACTATATCGGGGACAGCCTGGGGTTATCCCAGGAAGCGGCAAAGACCGGCGCGGATGTGATCGTTTTCGCAGGGGTTCATTTCATGGCGGAAACCGCTAAAATATTGTCTCCGCAGAAGAAAGTATTACTGCCTGACTTGAAGGCTGGCTGCTCATTAGCGGATACCTGCCCTCCGGACCAGTTCAAGGTGTTCAAAGAGCAACACCCGGGTCATACAGTAATCATGTACGTGAACTCTACGGCTGAGATCAAGGCTATGAGTGATATTGTCTGCACTTCTACGAACGCCGTGGCGATTGTGGAAAGCCTTCCTAAAGACGAGAAGATCATTTTCGGGCCGGATAAGAACCTTGGCAGGTACGTAGCCAAAAAGACCGGCCGGGACCTGGTGCTGTGGGACGGCGCCTGCATGGTGCATGAAATATTCTCACGCGAGAAAATTGTGAAACTTAAAAACCGTTATCCACAGGCGAAGTTGATAGCTCACCCCGAATGTGAAGAACCGATCCTGAAAGAAGCAGATTATATAGGATCTACTACCGGCCTGTTAAAATATACCATCAGCAGCCCTGATAATGAGTTCATTGTAGCTACTGAATCCGGTATCCTTCACCAGATGCAGAAAGCTTCGCCACATAAGACATTTATACCCGCTCCGCCCGATAATAATTGCGCCTGCAATGACTGTCCGCATATGAAAAGAAATACGCTCGAAAAGCTTTACCTGTGCATGGAGTATGAACAACCGAAAATTTTACTTCCCGAAGCGCTCATGGATCAGGCCAGGAAACCCATTGAAAGAATGCTCGAAATTTCTGCTCAAAAAGGATTGTAA
- a CDS encoding gamma carbonic anhydrase family protein: MALILPVKGISPRLGKNCFIAENATLAGEVIAGDNCSFWFNAVVRGDVNHIRIGDNTNVQDGAVIHCTYQQAATHIGNNVNIGHRAIVHGCTLRDHVLIGMGAIVMDHAVIEEYCIIAAGAVVLENAVCESGYIYAGTPARKIKAISEDQRKLLDELPGRYQLYASWFK; the protein is encoded by the coding sequence ATGGCACTGATACTCCCTGTGAAAGGAATTAGCCCGCGCTTAGGGAAAAACTGCTTTATCGCCGAAAATGCGACGCTTGCCGGAGAAGTAATTGCCGGAGATAATTGCAGTTTTTGGTTCAATGCGGTAGTCCGTGGCGACGTGAATCATATACGGATAGGTGATAATACCAATGTACAGGACGGTGCGGTTATTCATTGCACCTATCAGCAGGCGGCTACTCATATTGGTAATAACGTGAACATCGGACACCGGGCCATTGTGCATGGCTGCACGCTCCGCGATCATGTCCTTATAGGCATGGGCGCCATCGTAATGGATCATGCCGTGATTGAGGAATACTGCATAATTGCGGCCGGAGCCGTTGTTCTTGAAAATGCCGTTTGTGAATCCGGATATATTTATGCCGGCACCCCAGCCCGTAAGATCAAAGCGATAAGCGAGGATCAGCGAAAGCTGCTGGATGAATTGCCTGGCCGCTACCAGCTTTACGCTTCCTGGTTTAAATAG
- a CDS encoding Ig-like domain-containing protein — protein MDLKIKRRFSGLLVSAISLLTWSCAVQQTPTGGEKDIEPPKLVSVYPPNETLNFKAEEIQILFNEYVQLKNAFQEITISPDPETRPEFRTKKTAIIVKFTDTLEENTTYQINFGKAIGDMNEGNPFPNFKYVFSTGNQIDSLRIRGSVGIYSMGKHDPKSTGLSEVLVLIHKEQDSIPNQDSLIMKKKPGYYTYADSSGNFEITNLKEGTYRLYAIKEENDSRIYDESDELLAFLPEPLALSSDTLLPRVYLATMQQEDLQILNDRNQDARLTLLLNKKTDSLSLEVLSPENFKGKLLMEEDMATDSVVLWLPTPAYDSVKLAVGENNRYIDTILFRNFSTKEKLESFGVTDNIIQNTLPPGEDPELTFSRPVNLEGPGRIELQEDSVILQPTAFSLRRLSLRKYAVEYNWKPRSAYQITIGAGYLTDMYGFGNNAYQRQFIADSLENYGNITVSYTLSDSLPADTIQYLVQLLDADNRIIKSDTITSPEEITYSTLRPAKYIMRIIYDRNKNGRWDGTNLFEKIPPEKILTFDPDETLRANWDQEYTIAIPSEYAEEFPQSPPTESPETPEAKPADTESPETLPETDEQEQPADPPTHPDTSPEDGSTGQTPESPEPDKNPEPHQQIR, from the coding sequence ATGGACCTTAAAATAAAAAGACGTTTTTCCGGGCTGTTAGTCAGTGCTATTTCGTTGCTTACCTGGTCCTGTGCGGTCCAGCAGACACCCACCGGAGGGGAGAAAGATATCGAGCCGCCAAAACTCGTGTCGGTTTACCCGCCGAACGAAACCCTGAACTTTAAGGCAGAAGAAATCCAGATCCTTTTCAACGAATACGTTCAGCTGAAAAATGCTTTCCAGGAGATAACCATTTCGCCTGATCCGGAAACCAGGCCGGAATTCCGGACGAAGAAAACAGCCATCATAGTTAAGTTCACGGATACGCTTGAAGAAAATACAACCTACCAAATTAATTTCGGAAAGGCCATTGGAGATATGAACGAAGGGAATCCTTTTCCGAACTTCAAATATGTATTCTCTACCGGAAACCAAATTGACTCCCTGCGCATCCGCGGATCAGTAGGAATCTATTCGATGGGAAAACACGATCCTAAGTCAACTGGCCTTTCAGAAGTGCTTGTTCTTATTCATAAAGAACAGGACAGTATTCCCAACCAGGATAGCCTTATCATGAAAAAGAAACCGGGCTATTATACCTATGCCGATTCATCCGGGAACTTTGAGATCACAAACCTTAAAGAAGGCACCTATCGCCTGTATGCAATCAAAGAAGAAAACGACTCCAGGATTTATGACGAAAGTGATGAGCTTCTTGCTTTTTTACCCGAGCCGCTGGCATTAAGCAGCGATACGCTTCTGCCCAGGGTCTACCTTGCTACAATGCAGCAGGAAGACCTTCAGATCCTGAATGACAGGAACCAGGATGCCAGGCTTACCTTGCTTTTGAATAAAAAAACGGATAGCCTTAGCCTGGAAGTCCTGTCACCGGAAAATTTTAAGGGAAAATTATTAATGGAAGAAGATATGGCCACCGACTCTGTGGTACTCTGGCTTCCCACTCCTGCATACGACTCGGTTAAGCTGGCCGTAGGGGAAAATAACCGTTATATTGACACTATTCTATTCCGAAACTTCTCCACGAAGGAAAAACTGGAATCTTTCGGCGTTACCGATAATATTATACAGAATACGCTGCCCCCGGGCGAGGATCCGGAACTGACCTTTTCCAGGCCGGTAAACCTTGAGGGTCCGGGACGGATAGAACTTCAGGAGGACTCGGTTATCCTTCAACCAACAGCATTTTCCCTCAGGCGCCTTTCTCTTCGGAAATATGCTGTTGAATACAACTGGAAACCAAGAAGCGCATACCAGATAACCATCGGAGCCGGGTATCTGACAGATATGTATGGATTCGGAAATAACGCGTATCAGAGACAATTCATCGCCGATTCCCTGGAAAATTATGGAAATATAACTGTATCCTATACACTTTCCGATTCCCTTCCCGCAGATACTATCCAATACCTGGTCCAGCTTTTAGATGCGGATAATAGAATTATTAAATCCGACACGATAACGTCTCCCGAAGAGATCACCTACAGCACGCTCCGACCGGCGAAATACATAATGCGGATCATTTACGACAGAAACAAAAACGGCCGATGGGACGGCACCAATCTTTTCGAAAAAATTCCACCTGAAAAAATACTCACTTTTGATCCGGATGAAACCCTGAGAGCGAACTGGGACCAGGAATATACAATTGCCATACCGTCAGAGTACGCCGAAGAATTCCCACAATCACCTCCAACCGAATCGCCGGAAACACCGGAAGCAAAGCCCGCAGACACCGAATCGCCGGAGACCCTCCCGGAAACGGACGAACAGGAGCAACCCGCTGATCCGCCAACTCATCCGGATACTTCCCCGGAAGACGGTTCCACCGGCCAAACGCCCGAAAGTCCGGAACCGGATAAAAATCCCGAGCCACATCAACAAATCCGTTAA
- the mnmG gene encoding tRNA uridine-5-carboxymethylaminomethyl(34) synthesis enzyme MnmG, producing MFSEYDVIVVGGGHAGCEAAAAAANMGSSVLLITMNMQTIAQMSCNPAMGGVAKGQIVREIDALGGYSGIVTDKSTLQFRMLNRSKGPAMWSPRAQNDRMQFAAQWRLMLEQTPNVDLWQDMVQNILVEDNRVIGVRTSLGVEIRSKAVVLTNGTFLNGIIHIGQKRFGGGRTGEKAATGLTEQLVSLGFESGRMKTGTPPRIDGRSLDYSQLEEQQGDEDRRGFSFTDVLLPEKQLSCHVAYTSAKVHDILKEGFEDSPMFAGRIKGLGPRYCPSIEDKINRFADKDRHQLFIEPEGWNTVEIYLNGFSTSLPENVQYKALTAIPGFENVKMFRPGYAIEYDYFPPMQLHLSLETKLLANLFFAGQINGTTGYEEAACQGLLAGINAHRKSRGEEELILKRSESYIGVLIDDLVTKGTEEPYRMFTSRAEHRLLLRQDNADVRLSGIGHQLGLISEERMEKVRKKVRDTDFLVDYMRKHAIDPTAVNGLLESKGTSPVKQSARIFNLLTRPQIDLNDLLQVDRAFMETAMGYDRETLEQAEIQVKYESYFSKEEEMVQRMKKMEEHEINPDFDYTQLSSLSKEAREKLGRVKPRTLGQASRISGVSPSDISVLLVHMGR from the coding sequence ATGTTTTCGGAATATGATGTTATAGTAGTGGGAGGAGGGCATGCTGGCTGCGAAGCTGCTGCTGCTGCAGCGAATATGGGTTCCAGCGTTTTGCTGATCACCATGAACATGCAAACCATCGCACAAATGTCCTGCAATCCCGCGATGGGTGGGGTTGCAAAAGGTCAAATAGTACGTGAAATAGACGCGCTAGGTGGATATTCCGGTATAGTGACGGACAAAAGTACCCTCCAGTTTCGGATGCTAAACCGTTCGAAAGGCCCGGCCATGTGGAGTCCCCGCGCACAAAATGACCGCATGCAGTTTGCGGCTCAATGGCGCTTAATGCTGGAGCAAACCCCCAACGTGGATTTATGGCAGGACATGGTACAAAACATCCTGGTAGAAGATAATCGCGTGATAGGGGTGCGAACTTCGCTGGGGGTGGAAATACGAAGCAAAGCGGTGGTGCTAACCAATGGAACCTTTTTGAATGGAATCATACACATTGGGCAAAAGCGCTTTGGGGGAGGCCGCACAGGAGAAAAGGCGGCAACTGGCCTGACAGAGCAGCTGGTAAGCCTGGGCTTTGAGTCTGGCAGGATGAAAACCGGCACACCGCCCAGGATTGACGGCCGCAGCCTTGATTACAGCCAACTGGAGGAACAGCAGGGGGACGAGGACAGACGCGGCTTTTCTTTCACAGATGTGCTGCTTCCTGAAAAACAGTTAAGCTGTCATGTCGCCTATACAAGCGCGAAAGTTCATGACATTCTGAAAGAGGGCTTTGAAGATTCCCCGATGTTTGCAGGCAGAATAAAAGGCCTTGGCCCCCGGTATTGCCCTTCTATAGAAGATAAGATCAATCGTTTTGCGGATAAAGACCGGCATCAGCTCTTTATAGAACCGGAAGGATGGAATACCGTAGAGATTTACTTGAATGGCTTTTCCACCTCACTACCGGAAAACGTACAATATAAAGCGCTGACTGCTATTCCGGGCTTCGAGAACGTGAAAATGTTCAGGCCAGGCTACGCGATTGAATACGACTATTTTCCGCCGATGCAGCTTCATCTGAGCCTTGAAACTAAGCTACTTGCTAACCTCTTTTTCGCAGGGCAGATAAACGGCACCACGGGATATGAAGAAGCGGCTTGTCAGGGCCTGCTGGCCGGCATTAATGCGCACCGAAAGAGCAGGGGAGAAGAAGAACTCATTCTGAAGAGATCTGAATCCTATATTGGCGTATTAATAGATGATCTGGTCACGAAGGGGACTGAAGAACCTTACCGCATGTTCACCTCCCGAGCGGAACACCGTTTATTACTTCGCCAGGATAACGCGGACGTACGGCTGTCCGGGATCGGGCACCAATTAGGCCTGATAAGTGAAGAAAGAATGGAAAAGGTCCGGAAAAAAGTGCGCGATACGGACTTTCTGGTGGACTATATGAGAAAGCATGCCATCGATCCAACCGCGGTTAACGGGCTTCTTGAATCCAAAGGAACTTCACCTGTTAAGCAATCCGCCAGGATATTCAACTTGCTAACCCGCCCTCAAATCGACCTGAATGATCTGCTCCAGGTTGACCGGGCGTTCATGGAAACAGCAATGGGGTATGATCGCGAAACATTGGAGCAGGCGGAAATTCAGGTAAAATATGAGAGCTACTTCAGTAAAGAAGAAGAGATGGTACAGCGGATGAAGAAAATGGAAGAACACGAAATTAATCCGGATTTTGATTATACACAGCTTTCCTCCCTTTCGAAAGAAGCAAGAGAAAAACTCGGACGGGTTAAACCGCGCACGCTGGGGCAAGCCTCCCGGATTTCCGGTGTTTCTCCTTCCGATATCTCAGTTTTATTGGTCCATATGGGAAGATAA
- a CDS encoding NAD-dependent epimerase/dehydratase family protein, with the protein MSTVLLTGATGLVGRICLDLLLQDPYFKEVRVISRRPLYHEDPKLKEFITDFNNLESLAGEFEAEIVICCLGSTIKDAGSREQFMKIDHDYPVQIAQIAHRKGSRHFMVISSIGASKSSLFFYSRVKGMMEDNVKMLPYESISIFQPSLIDGERKEVRVMEQLSLKMSRPLGKLLQGSLKKYRPIAAQDIARAIIHAAKNNLPGIHYYTGDKIKDCSDRYSL; encoded by the coding sequence ATGAGTACGGTACTTCTAACCGGCGCAACCGGGCTTGTTGGGCGTATTTGCCTGGACCTTCTGCTTCAGGACCCCTATTTCAAGGAAGTGAGAGTCATTTCCCGCCGGCCCCTTTATCATGAAGACCCGAAGTTAAAGGAATTCATTACTGATTTTAATAACCTTGAAAGCCTTGCTGGCGAATTTGAGGCGGAAATTGTTATTTGTTGCCTTGGAAGTACCATTAAAGATGCCGGCTCCCGGGAGCAATTCATGAAAATCGACCACGATTATCCCGTGCAAATAGCACAAATAGCACACAGGAAAGGCAGCCGGCATTTTATGGTCATTTCTTCAATAGGGGCGAGCAAGAGTTCGCTCTTCTTCTATAGCAGGGTAAAAGGCATGATGGAAGATAACGTCAAAATGCTTCCATATGAAAGCATCAGCATTTTTCAACCTTCCCTGATTGATGGCGAAAGAAAAGAAGTCAGGGTAATGGAACAGCTGTCCTTAAAAATGAGTCGCCCCCTGGGTAAGCTGCTCCAAGGGTCCCTAAAAAAATATCGGCCAATAGCGGCGCAGGATATCGCCCGGGCTATTATCCATGCAGCCAAAAATAACCTTCCCGGAATCCACTATTATACGGGAGACAAAATTAAAGATTGTTCGGACAGGTATTCTCTTTAA